From one Catellatospora sp. IY07-71 genomic stretch:
- a CDS encoding fused MFS/spermidine synthase, whose amino-acid sequence MTEAPPAAGRLPDRLALVLTFAVSGAVLVLETVSLRLVAPYLGLSLQVTSAVIGMSLGAIAYGAWLGGWHADRRDPRRLLAPLLMAAGLATAVTLPLIRWLGEALRGTSVSMIMALTALTVFVPILLLSAVPPMVVKLQLGDLDRTGRVVGRLSGVGTLGAVTATLVTGFVLVAALPTSAIMIGLAVLLGVSGLALHGYLRRGNTTLTTTLPTRALAVTLLAAGAGLSITAPDPCDVETAYHCAKVTTDPRRPTGRVLHLNAAEHSYVDLADPTRLEYGYIQWFGVAADVVAAPGAAVDAVHLGGGGFTMPRYLAATRPGSRSIVFEIDGGLVGLAQRELGLRTGPALRAVVGDARLLLAGQPDGSADLVVGDAFGDLAVPWHLTTREMMAQVRRVTRDGGIYVQNVIDGPPLRFIRAELATVASVFPHVALIAPGDAVAGRAGDNFVIVASARPLPLPSIGARLPLLPEVPELVHGERLREFIGDAAVLTDDYAPVDQMLVRVN is encoded by the coding sequence GTGACGGAAGCTCCTCCTGCTGCGGGCCGGCTGCCCGATCGGCTCGCCCTCGTGCTCACGTTCGCGGTCAGTGGTGCGGTGCTGGTGCTGGAGACGGTGTCGCTGCGCCTGGTCGCGCCGTATCTCGGGTTGAGCCTGCAGGTGACCAGTGCGGTCATCGGCATGTCGCTCGGCGCCATCGCGTACGGGGCCTGGCTGGGCGGCTGGCACGCCGACCGCCGCGACCCGCGCCGCCTGCTCGCGCCGCTGCTGATGGCGGCGGGGCTGGCCACGGCGGTGACGCTGCCGCTGATCCGCTGGCTGGGCGAGGCGCTGCGGGGCACCTCCGTCTCCATGATCATGGCGCTGACCGCGCTGACCGTGTTCGTGCCGATCTTGCTGCTGTCGGCGGTGCCCCCGATGGTGGTGAAGCTGCAGCTGGGCGATCTGGACCGGACGGGCCGGGTGGTCGGGCGGCTGTCCGGCGTGGGCACGCTCGGCGCCGTCACCGCCACCCTGGTCACCGGGTTCGTGCTGGTCGCCGCGCTGCCCACCAGCGCCATCATGATCGGGCTCGCCGTCCTGCTCGGCGTCTCCGGCCTGGCCCTGCACGGCTACCTGCGGCGCGGGAACACCACGCTGACCACGACGCTCCCGACCCGCGCGCTCGCCGTCACGCTGCTCGCCGCCGGGGCGGGGCTGTCGATCACCGCGCCGGACCCGTGCGACGTCGAGACGGCGTACCACTGCGCGAAGGTCACCACGGATCCGCGGCGGCCGACGGGGCGGGTGCTGCACCTCAACGCCGCCGAGCACTCCTACGTGGACCTCGCCGACCCGACCCGCCTGGAATACGGCTACATCCAGTGGTTCGGGGTCGCGGCGGACGTGGTCGCCGCCCCCGGCGCGGCGGTCGACGCGGTGCACCTGGGCGGCGGCGGCTTCACGATGCCGCGATACCTGGCGGCGACCCGGCCGGGCAGCCGCAGCATCGTGTTCGAGATCGACGGCGGCCTGGTGGGCCTCGCGCAGCGCGAGCTGGGCCTGCGCACCGGCCCGGCGCTGCGGGCGGTGGTCGGCGACGCGCGTCTGCTGCTCGCCGGGCAGCCCGACGGCTCCGCCGACCTGGTCGTCGGCGACGCGTTCGGCGACCTGGCCGTGCCGTGGCACCTGACCACCCGCGAGATGATGGCGCAGGTGCGACGGGTGACCCGGGACGGCGGCATCTACGTGCAGAACGTGATCGACGGCCCGCCGCTGCGCTTCATCCGCGCGGAGCTGGCCACGGTCGCGTCGGTGTTCCCGCACGTGGCGCTGATCGCGCCCGGGGACGCCGTGGCCGGCCGCGCGGGCGACAACTTCGTCATCGTCGCCTCCGCCCGGCCGCTGCCGCTGCCGTCGATCGGCGCCCGCCTGCCGCTCCTGCCCGAGGTGCCGGAGTTGGTGCACGGCGAGCGGCTGCGCGAGTTCATCGGGGACGCGGCCGTGCTCACCGACGACTACGCCCCGGTCGACCAGATGCTGGTCCGGGTGAACTGA
- a CDS encoding toll/interleukin-1 receptor domain-containing protein, protein MSGPVFISFSREHDAAYVTRLAGHLAAAGVYTVHDGQQMSDSRWDFYTRQQIDSCAAVLLVMTPEANGSPWVARELSRAHEQRKPVVALLLRGVPFKGVTEFATVTEGAMPGPDLATRLHKAAGLPHEPVHPDEPSRPDEPVQPHEPVRPEVAAWVPLRGGALAHAVGIEVRGGLFIPVLASGSRVPCARREVFTTAQDGQPSIKVTVYQGTGAVTAENQLIGAYDLLVSPAPSGVPAIDVTFQVDERGRFTLLAHDADGRDVPVVLLLDGGPHGR, encoded by the coding sequence ATGAGCGGGCCGGTCTTCATCAGCTTCAGCCGCGAGCACGACGCCGCCTACGTCACCCGCCTGGCCGGCCACCTCGCCGCCGCCGGGGTCTACACCGTCCACGACGGCCAGCAGATGAGCGACAGCCGCTGGGACTTCTACACCCGTCAGCAGATCGACTCCTGCGCGGCGGTGCTGCTGGTGATGACCCCGGAGGCGAACGGCTCACCCTGGGTGGCCCGCGAGCTGAGCCGGGCCCATGAGCAGCGCAAACCGGTGGTGGCGCTCCTCCTTCGCGGCGTGCCCTTCAAGGGCGTCACCGAATTCGCGACCGTCACCGAAGGCGCCATGCCCGGCCCCGACCTGGCGACCCGCCTGCACAAGGCCGCCGGCCTGCCCCACGAGCCGGTTCACCCTGACGAGCCGAGCCGGCCCGACGAGCCGGTCCAACCCCATGAACCGGTCCGGCCCGAGGTGGCGGCGTGGGTGCCGCTGCGCGGCGGGGCGCTCGCGCACGCGGTGGGCATCGAGGTGCGCGGCGGCCTGTTCATCCCGGTCCTGGCGAGCGGATCGAGGGTCCCCTGCGCCCGCAGGGAGGTCTTCACCACCGCCCAGGACGGCCAGCCCAGCATCAAGGTCACCGTCTACCAGGGCACCGGTGCCGTGACCGCCGAAAACCAGCTGATCGGCGCATACGACCTGCTGGTCTCCCCCGCGCCGAGCGGCGTGCCCGCGATCGACGTGACGTTCCAGGTGGACGAGCGGGGCCGCTTCACACTGCTGGCCCACGATGCCGACGGCCGGGACGTCCCGGTGGTGCTCCTCTTGGACGGCGGCCCGCACGGCCGCTGA
- a CDS encoding discoidin domain-containing protein encodes MPTLVRSVARTRGPAHLLAVAAAMVLLLAGYVVTLSGSGAQAADPLITPNCGASASSSENGGTAPSLAFDGNPGTRWSSAFGDPQWIQVDLCATAAISQIVLNWEAASARAFQIQVAGSAAGPWTTVYSTTTSTGGVQTLTVSGTGRYVRMYGTARNTAYGYSLWEFSVYGVIGGTGGCGTANAALNRPATASSAESATMGAAAAFDGNPGTRWSSAFSDPQWIQVDLGTAQPVCQVVLTWETASARAFALQVSNSATGPWTNIYSTTTGTGGTQTLNVTGNGRYVRMNGTARNTAYGYSLFEFAVRLGSGATSPSPVPPSSSPSPNPDPGGFWGDTSTIPPAQNVVMLKILNRTNGRYPDSQVYWSYNGVTRSIAEQPYFDMPANTAGRMYFHLGSPTGQYWDFIEFTVGAGVFNGNTTRVDAFGLKLAIRLHARDGYDAAVGEDYATFAEDRAVTFQRFVNAMPAEFKHLGQVQAPYRIPTPGSDPAFRAGGQYANYLSTYAASVGVTASTSDITGCAGVLANDPAMCSALNRHVAHLPQSQWSTPSLYYQAAPANYYSKFWHDNAIGKLAYGFPYDDYADQSSFISHGNPQWLLVAVGW; translated from the coding sequence ATGCCTACCCTCGTGCGGTCCGTGGCTCGCACCCGCGGTCCCGCCCACCTCCTCGCCGTCGCAGCGGCCATGGTGCTGCTGCTCGCCGGCTACGTCGTCACGCTCAGCGGATCCGGCGCGCAGGCCGCCGACCCGCTGATCACGCCGAACTGCGGCGCCTCCGCGTCGTCCAGCGAGAACGGGGGCACCGCCCCGTCGCTGGCGTTCGACGGCAACCCGGGCACCCGCTGGTCCAGCGCCTTCGGCGACCCGCAGTGGATCCAGGTCGACCTGTGCGCGACCGCCGCCATCAGCCAGATCGTGCTCAACTGGGAGGCCGCCTCGGCGCGCGCCTTCCAGATCCAGGTCGCGGGCAGCGCCGCCGGGCCGTGGACCACCGTCTACAGCACCACCACCAGCACCGGCGGGGTGCAGACCCTGACCGTCAGCGGCACCGGCCGGTATGTACGGATGTACGGCACCGCGCGCAACACCGCCTACGGCTACTCGCTGTGGGAGTTCAGCGTGTACGGCGTCATCGGCGGCACCGGCGGCTGCGGCACGGCCAACGCCGCGCTGAACCGCCCCGCGACGGCGTCGTCGGCCGAAAGCGCCACCATGGGCGCGGCGGCCGCCTTCGACGGCAACCCGGGCACCCGCTGGTCCAGCGCGTTCAGCGACCCGCAGTGGATCCAGGTCGACCTGGGCACCGCGCAGCCGGTCTGCCAGGTCGTGCTGACCTGGGAGACCGCCTCGGCCCGCGCGTTCGCGCTGCAGGTGTCCAACAGCGCCACCGGCCCGTGGACGAACATCTACTCGACCACGACCGGCACCGGCGGCACCCAGACGCTCAACGTCACCGGCAACGGCCGCTACGTCCGGATGAACGGCACCGCCCGCAACACCGCCTACGGCTACTCGCTGTTCGAGTTCGCGGTCCGGCTGGGCAGCGGCGCGACCAGCCCGAGCCCGGTGCCGCCGAGCAGTTCACCCTCGCCCAACCCCGATCCGGGCGGCTTCTGGGGCGACACCAGCACCATCCCGCCCGCGCAGAACGTGGTCATGCTCAAGATCCTCAACCGGACCAACGGGCGCTACCCCGACAGCCAGGTCTACTGGAGCTACAACGGCGTCACCAGGTCCATCGCCGAGCAGCCGTACTTCGACATGCCGGCGAACACGGCCGGGCGCATGTACTTCCACCTCGGCTCGCCCACCGGCCAGTACTGGGACTTCATCGAGTTCACGGTCGGCGCAGGGGTGTTCAACGGCAACACCACGCGGGTCGACGCGTTCGGGCTCAAGCTGGCCATACGCCTGCACGCGCGCGACGGCTACGACGCGGCGGTCGGTGAGGACTACGCCACGTTCGCCGAGGACCGGGCGGTGACGTTCCAGCGCTTCGTCAACGCGATGCCGGCCGAGTTCAAGCACCTCGGCCAGGTGCAGGCGCCGTACCGGATCCCGACGCCGGGCAGCGACCCCGCGTTCCGGGCCGGCGGCCAGTACGCGAACTACCTGAGCACCTACGCCGCGTCGGTCGGGGTGACCGCGAGCACGTCGGACATCACCGGATGCGCGGGCGTGCTGGCCAACGACCCGGCGATGTGCTCGGCGCTCAACCGGCACGTGGCGCACCTGCCGCAGTCGCAGTGGTCCACGCCGAGCCTGTACTACCAGGCCGCGCCGGCGAACTACTACTCGAAGTTCTGGCACGACAACGCGATCGGCAAGCTGGCGTACGGGTTCCCGTACGACGACTACGCCGACCAGTCCTCGTTCATCTCCCACGGCAACCCGCAGTGGCTGCTGGTGGCCGTCGGCTGGTGA